In a single window of the Phaeobacter sp. G2 genome:
- a CDS encoding LuxR C-terminal-related transcriptional regulator, protein MPTLDQVGAVLMEIHELPEKVPFDQFQDAALRAVQGVLSFDAAWWGLITGLDIHSATRFGLPEGYKRHWDNVRERDPIASAALGAPFATVRFNQQDLAPYPEISGFLGIYGIRHVLCTTTRQRDLGLYAFLSLYRKEDPFNEEERMVKQVMVPHLLHALGQSWRRSLEQNLQSLHGQVNIRAAAICDRRGLVLSSDLALSDVLRREWPSWQGPRLPKTLEDALSQNDRFVGTHIQVKIDAVSQLFLLRLSERDPFDDLTKREADVARLFAAGRTYKEVARELNLAPSTARHYLRNVYSKLNVSDKATLAMLLAKRDEDPETTRSATV, encoded by the coding sequence ATGCCAACGCTCGACCAAGTGGGTGCCGTTTTGATGGAGATCCACGAACTGCCCGAAAAGGTGCCTTTTGACCAGTTTCAGGACGCTGCGCTACGTGCGGTGCAAGGGGTGTTGTCGTTTGACGCGGCCTGGTGGGGGCTTATCACAGGACTGGATATTCACTCAGCCACTCGGTTTGGGCTGCCAGAAGGGTATAAGCGGCATTGGGACAACGTGCGCGAGCGTGATCCAATCGCAAGTGCGGCTTTGGGCGCGCCATTTGCGACCGTGCGGTTCAACCAACAAGATTTGGCTCCTTACCCGGAGATATCAGGCTTCCTCGGGATTTACGGAATTCGCCACGTCCTGTGTACGACAACCCGCCAACGCGACCTTGGGCTTTATGCGTTCTTGTCTCTTTACCGGAAAGAAGACCCCTTCAACGAAGAGGAACGCATGGTCAAGCAGGTAATGGTGCCGCATCTTCTGCATGCGTTGGGGCAAAGTTGGCGCCGAAGCTTAGAGCAAAACCTACAAAGCCTGCATGGACAGGTGAATATTCGGGCCGCCGCCATTTGCGACCGGCGCGGCCTGGTGCTGTCCTCCGATCTGGCATTGAGTGACGTCCTGCGCCGTGAATGGCCTTCCTGGCAAGGGCCACGTCTGCCGAAGACGCTGGAGGACGCGTTGAGCCAGAATGATCGCTTCGTCGGAACCCATATTCAGGTGAAAATTGATGCTGTCTCACAGCTCTTTCTTTTGCGCCTGTCCGAGCGGGACCCGTTCGACGACCTCACGAAACGCGAGGCCGACGTTGCCCGGCTGTTTGCCGCCGGACGCACATATAAGGAAGTCGCGAGAGAGTTGAATCTTGCCCCGTCGACCGCACGGCACTACCTGCGCAACGTGTATTCCAAGCTGAATGTGTCAGATAAGGCGACTTTGGCCATGCTCTTGGCAAAACGCGATGAAGATCCGGAAACGACGCGCTCCGCCACTGTCTGA
- a CDS encoding RidA family protein: MRQLISNGNPMEEVVGFSRAVRVGPFIAVGGTAPVDAQGKTVGVGDVFAQTTQCFEIIKAALEQAGSGLHDIVRTRVILTDINNWKAAIEARKKYCVDARPVDTIMAVTRFVNPEWLVEIEVDAVVPEDG; encoded by the coding sequence ATGCGCCAGCTCATATCAAACGGAAATCCCATGGAGGAAGTCGTTGGCTTCAGTCGCGCGGTTCGTGTTGGTCCTTTCATTGCGGTAGGGGGAACCGCGCCTGTAGATGCTCAGGGCAAGACAGTTGGGGTCGGAGATGTATTCGCCCAGACCACCCAGTGCTTTGAAATCATCAAGGCCGCTCTCGAACAGGCGGGCTCTGGTCTTCATGACATTGTGAGAACGCGGGTCATTCTGACGGATATCAATAACTGGAAGGCGGCCATTGAGGCGCGAAAGAAATACTGCGTCGATGCCCGTCCAGTCGATACGATCATGGCGGTCACGAGGTTCGTGAACCCGGAATGGTTGGTCGAGATCGAAGTTGATGCAGTTGTTCCCGAAGATGGATAG
- a CDS encoding methyltransferase domain-containing protein, with product MLRFDEETTRLLDIVYQGADITRRRQASFDALRPAAGETIVDIGCGNGLLTLELARAVGSGGKAIGVDPSRDMLGPAKERCRAFDCVEILTGTANSLPIETGTMDKAVSVQVFEYLDDIPGAIAEASRVLKPGGRLVIGDIHLDSLVWFSDEKDRMDRMIASWDQHFTQRDVPAILPSIARDAGFIVEGVAPLTTCDHELKPDGLATMMMQLMARYAVDNSHVPAEEAAAWLAVQKTLAAQGRFFYALTHFVVSARKK from the coding sequence ATGCTGAGGTTTGACGAGGAAACGACGCGGCTTCTGGATATCGTCTATCAGGGTGCGGATATCACGCGCAGACGACAAGCGTCATTCGACGCTCTTCGTCCCGCAGCGGGCGAAACAATTGTCGACATTGGCTGCGGGAATGGCTTGCTGACATTAGAGCTTGCCAGAGCGGTTGGATCAGGGGGCAAGGCAATCGGAGTTGATCCCAGTCGCGACATGCTTGGCCCGGCCAAGGAGCGGTGTAGGGCGTTTGACTGTGTTGAAATCCTGACCGGCACCGCCAATAGTTTGCCAATTGAGACCGGAACAATGGACAAGGCTGTCTCGGTTCAGGTCTTCGAGTATCTTGACGACATCCCCGGAGCAATCGCTGAAGCTAGCCGAGTGCTGAAACCCGGCGGCAGACTTGTGATCGGCGACATCCATCTCGACAGTCTGGTGTGGTTCAGCGACGAGAAGGATCGTATGGACCGCATGATCGCGTCTTGGGATCAGCATTTCACACAACGCGACGTTCCGGCAATTTTGCCGTCTATCGCGCGAGACGCAGGCTTTATCGTCGAGGGTGTCGCTCCACTAACGACATGTGATCACGAGCTGAAGCCGGACGGGCTTGCGACGATGATGATGCAATTGATGGCCCGATATGCTGTCGACAATAGCCACGTTCCCGCCGAGGAAGCCGCGGCGTGGCTGGCGGTGCAAAAGACATTGGCTGCCCAAGGCCGCTTTTTCTATGCGCTGACACATTTCGTCGTAAGCGCACGAAAGAAGTAG
- a CDS encoding class I SAM-dependent methyltransferase: protein MDFSAFREGERRGWSARARLYGDATARVTLQTIPKLLDHARLFPAAKVLDAGCGPGFVAANAKLLGADAEGIDFSEGMVEQARDQFPDINFSVADVEDLPAPDEAFDAVLSNIVLFHVTDPEQAMSEARRVLKRNGRFVFSQWLGPDRSELYRLLFDVLGRHADMSRADPAPNAYLLSDEADVSEMMRRTGFTDIKAEIVENVLHAPGPSFFDFFMNFGVRVPLILERQESDVQNKIRNEVNEVTAPYLSDGVYKLRMPSVVFSGQAV from the coding sequence ATGGATTTTTCAGCATTTAGAGAAGGCGAACGCAGGGGATGGTCAGCACGGGCACGGCTGTATGGTGACGCTACTGCACGCGTAACACTTCAGACCATTCCGAAGTTGCTAGACCATGCAAGACTTTTCCCCGCCGCGAAGGTGTTGGACGCAGGCTGCGGTCCCGGCTTTGTCGCAGCTAATGCCAAACTTCTTGGCGCTGACGCCGAAGGCATCGACTTTTCGGAAGGGATGGTTGAGCAAGCAAGAGATCAGTTTCCCGACATCAATTTCTCTGTCGCTGACGTTGAAGATTTGCCTGCACCGGACGAAGCGTTTGACGCTGTCCTGAGCAATATCGTTCTGTTCCATGTAACCGACCCGGAACAGGCGATGTCCGAGGCCCGCCGTGTTCTCAAGCGGAATGGAAGATTTGTGTTTAGCCAATGGCTCGGACCTGATCGTTCGGAACTCTACCGGCTCTTGTTCGACGTTCTGGGACGGCATGCAGATATGTCACGTGCGGACCCTGCACCAAATGCATACCTTTTGTCCGATGAGGCCGACGTTTCTGAAATGATGAGACGCACGGGGTTCACTGACATCAAGGCGGAGATTGTCGAGAATGTTCTGCATGCTCCGGGTCCCAGCTTTTTTGACTTCTTCATGAATTTCGGTGTTCGCGTGCCTCTTATTTTGGAACGTCAAGAATCCGATGTGCAGAACAAAATTAGAAATGAAGTCAATGAGGTGACTGCACCGTATCTCTCGGATGGAGTTTACAAGTTGCGTATGCCGAGTGTCGTATTCTCAGGTCAGGCAGTTTAA
- a CDS encoding methyl-accepting chemotaxis protein: MPASDHVGTAQAGERTYGADNIGIQGQHVAAYATPLDLGYADWVIVAEQDVAEIMGPATQKRNILLILGMGITLIFSLFGWMFARSITKPIGRICQNMEAVASGVLDTDVADADRGDEIGQIGKTLVSMQGDLKHARSAEEGRAKEQRHQQHVVETLSASLLRLSEGDFTRTIEEAFTDEHEKLRADFNTTVQTLNDTLAQVVDSANSIGNGAAEISQSSDDLSHRTESQAATLEETAAALEEMTVSVKSAAEGARSVEQIVGEAKKEAEISGSVVENAVAAMTEIEKSSTHISQIIGVIDDIAFQTNLLAHNAGVEAARAGEAGRGFAVVASEVRALAQRSSDAAMEIKTLIDDSSKQVERGVDLVGRAGGALQSIVDRVGHISSLVTDIAKSAVEQSTGLGEINTGVVQLDQVTQQNAAMVEEATAAGHLLKSDASQLTKLVNKFQISGRSIKASETTEKSSPPPSAHGADDWGLEGSEQPQFATGTHGAGSDTWQDF; encoded by the coding sequence TTGCCTGCAAGCGACCACGTTGGCACAGCTCAGGCGGGCGAGCGAACCTATGGTGCTGACAATATCGGCATACAGGGGCAACACGTAGCGGCCTATGCCACCCCCCTGGATCTTGGCTATGCTGATTGGGTCATTGTGGCCGAACAGGATGTTGCTGAGATCATGGGGCCGGCAACCCAGAAGCGTAATATTTTGTTGATACTTGGAATGGGCATCACGCTGATTTTTTCGCTGTTTGGTTGGATGTTCGCACGTTCGATCACCAAGCCGATTGGCCGGATCTGCCAAAACATGGAGGCGGTTGCTTCAGGGGTCTTGGACACTGATGTTGCTGATGCTGACCGGGGTGACGAAATTGGCCAGATCGGCAAAACACTGGTTTCGATGCAGGGTGACTTGAAGCATGCGCGCAGCGCTGAAGAGGGGCGAGCCAAAGAGCAACGGCACCAGCAACATGTCGTGGAAACTCTCAGCGCCAGTCTATTACGTTTGTCCGAAGGGGATTTCACTAGAACCATCGAAGAGGCTTTCACTGATGAGCATGAAAAGCTGCGGGCGGACTTTAACACCACGGTTCAAACACTGAACGATACACTGGCTCAGGTGGTTGATTCTGCAAACAGTATCGGAAATGGAGCCGCCGAAATCAGCCAGTCGTCGGACGACCTTTCGCACCGTACTGAAAGCCAGGCCGCAACCCTCGAAGAAACGGCCGCGGCTCTGGAAGAGATGACTGTAAGCGTGAAATCCGCAGCTGAGGGAGCCCGTAGCGTAGAACAGATCGTAGGCGAAGCCAAGAAAGAGGCCGAAATCAGCGGCTCTGTGGTGGAGAACGCAGTTGCAGCAATGACGGAGATTGAGAAGTCCTCGACCCATATTTCCCAGATCATTGGTGTGATTGATGACATCGCCTTTCAAACCAACCTTTTGGCGCATAATGCAGGAGTTGAAGCCGCGCGTGCTGGCGAAGCAGGGCGTGGATTTGCGGTGGTGGCCTCTGAAGTGCGGGCTCTAGCACAGCGATCCTCCGACGCAGCAATGGAGATCAAAACCCTGATTGATGATAGTTCCAAGCAAGTGGAGCGGGGCGTTGATTTGGTAGGTCGAGCAGGTGGTGCTCTGCAGAGCATCGTCGATCGGGTCGGTCACATCTCGTCACTGGTGACAGACATTGCCAAAAGTGCGGTTGAACAGTCCACTGGATTGGGTGAAATCAACACTGGCGTCGTCCAGTTGGACCAAGTCACTCAGCAGAATGCCGCAATGGTTGAAGAAGCCACAGCAGCCGGGCATTTGCTCAAGAGTGATGCGTCTCAACTGACAAAGCTGGTGAATAAATTCCAAATCTCCGGACGCTCCATCAAGGCTTCTGAAACTACGGAAAAATCATCCCCCCCCCCGTCGGCGCATGGCGCTGACGACTGGGGCCTAGAAGGGTCTGAACAGCCACAATTTGCAACTGGAACCCATGGCGCAGGCTCCGATACTTGGCAGGATTTTTAA
- a CDS encoding metalloregulator ArsR/SmtB family transcription factor yields the protein MDIDKTLSALNNPVRRQILAWLKDRSNFPPALPEHADLSGVCVGYIQERANLSQSTISTYMRLLKDAGLVTSERHGQWTFYRRDEDAIAAALKILAEEL from the coding sequence ATGGATATTGATAAAACACTATCGGCCCTCAACAACCCGGTTCGCCGCCAGATATTGGCATGGCTCAAGGATCGCTCTAATTTTCCACCAGCTCTGCCGGAACACGCTGACCTTAGCGGGGTCTGCGTTGGCTACATTCAGGAGAGGGCAAACCTCTCACAATCGACAATCTCGACCTACATGCGCCTGCTCAAAGACGCTGGGCTTGTTACGTCAGAACGGCATGGGCAATGGACGTTTTACAGACGGGACGAAGACGCAATCGCAGCAGCACTGAAAATACTGGCGGAGGAACTGTAG
- a CDS encoding NADH:flavin oxidoreductase/NADH oxidase family protein, producing MNIGQQLILPNGVTLKNRIVKSAMSEALADEYNNPTQAQIDLFAQWSKGGAALLITGNTPVDRMHLEHAGNFVLDSSSDMERVSALAAAGKSGGAKILAQLAHAGRQTPEAINAHPTSISDVQLDLPGYGKPIPASEPEFEQIIAKFVRSARLAQEAGFDGVEIHAAHGYLLSSALSPRINTRTDRWGGALENRARLTIEVVKAVRQAVDPGFIVAVKLNSSDFQKGGFDHADSVQVAVMLETVGVDFIEISGGNFEEPTAYQHASKSGSTQIREAYFLDYAAAIKAALNIPLMVTGGFRSSNVMNDAIEGGKTDLIGMGRPFIADPAFARKLLEGEIAKAPAVEQNFPPAETLPRGAVLNWFCAQIALAGRTGAPDLEMSVVDGHESYLNQIKLATDQLLTARRE from the coding sequence ATGAATATCGGTCAACAACTGATACTGCCAAACGGTGTCACGCTGAAAAATCGCATCGTTAAATCCGCAATGTCGGAAGCGCTTGCAGACGAATACAACAATCCCACGCAAGCCCAGATTGACCTTTTTGCGCAATGGAGCAAAGGTGGTGCCGCGCTTTTGATCACAGGGAACACACCCGTTGATCGGATGCATCTCGAACATGCTGGCAACTTTGTATTAGACTCAAGTTCGGACATGGAACGCGTTTCAGCACTTGCCGCAGCGGGCAAGAGTGGTGGAGCGAAAATCCTTGCTCAACTTGCCCACGCCGGACGGCAAACCCCTGAAGCAATCAATGCCCACCCAACGTCGATATCAGACGTCCAGCTAGATTTACCCGGCTATGGCAAGCCGATCCCAGCAAGCGAGCCTGAATTTGAACAGATCATCGCAAAATTCGTGCGGTCTGCAAGGCTTGCACAGGAGGCTGGGTTTGATGGCGTCGAGATTCATGCCGCACATGGATACCTGCTTAGTTCTGCCCTGTCGCCTCGGATAAACACCCGAACCGACCGTTGGGGTGGTGCATTGGAAAACAGGGCGCGACTGACAATCGAGGTCGTCAAAGCGGTTCGGCAAGCCGTTGATCCGGGCTTTATCGTTGCCGTCAAACTGAACTCATCCGATTTCCAGAAAGGCGGGTTCGACCACGCGGATTCAGTTCAAGTGGCTGTCATGTTGGAAACAGTGGGCGTGGATTTCATCGAAATCTCGGGCGGCAATTTTGAAGAGCCGACAGCGTATCAACATGCGTCGAAAAGCGGATCAACTCAGATACGCGAGGCCTACTTTCTGGATTATGCCGCTGCGATCAAAGCTGCATTGAACATTCCCCTGATGGTCACCGGCGGGTTTCGTTCCTCCAACGTCATGAACGATGCGATTGAAGGCGGAAAGACAGACCTGATCGGGATGGGGCGTCCCTTTATTGCTGATCCGGCTTTTGCCAGAAAATTGCTCGAAGGTGAGATCGCGAAAGCCCCCGCAGTTGAGCAGAATTTTCCACCTGCTGAGACATTGCCGCGCGGCGCGGTTCTCAATTGGTTCTGCGCCCAGATTGCACTTGCAGGACGGACAGGGGCACCGGACTTAGAAATGTCAGTTGTCGACGGGCATGAAAGCTACTTGAACCAAATCAAGTTGGCCACCGACCAGCTGCTCACAGCTAGACGCGAATGA
- a CDS encoding DUF6331 family protein encodes MIEIQLPPSFAALCNTCETICEKECCGIGAFNFSPFNIIYHLTKWEARIRDSDVEALRTELSDLARDLRNSDQRAEKVVLAELNAILTNEQMLALISEINSALAEGCAIYAGQESRIDERYRNFLRIIEVPK; translated from the coding sequence ATGATCGAAATTCAGCTACCTCCGTCCTTTGCAGCGCTCTGCAATACCTGCGAGACAATTTGCGAAAAGGAATGTTGCGGTATCGGAGCATTCAACTTCTCCCCGTTCAACATCATCTACCACCTCACTAAGTGGGAAGCGCGCATCCGTGACAGCGATGTTGAAGCGCTCCGCACGGAACTGTCTGATTTGGCTAGGGACCTTCGGAATTCAGATCAGCGTGCTGAGAAGGTGGTTCTGGCTGAACTCAATGCGATACTGACCAACGAACAGATGCTTGCTCTAATCAGCGAGATCAATTCTGCTCTCGCCGAAGGTTGCGCCATCTATGCCGGTCAGGAAAGTCGGATCGACGAGAGATATCGGAACTTCTTGCGGATCATCGAAGTGCCAAAATGA
- a CDS encoding LuxR family transcriptional regulator — protein MNSGTWQQLKGELTSYGERVASHGFTAGFDFIQGIPSEIITTFPNSWLEEYQGNSYILSDPVVIWGSQYEGFKNWDELLELYPANMPDVISAARSSGMVNGSVLSISVNRSRAIIGITHYERSLSETDRLELFGLLAKMCIECEKRKAGPEISELGRRYLQQVSEGLTDKEIAERQGVSQRAVSALRERVMAKLSAPTLATALLSAYKYRIID, from the coding sequence ATGAATTCTGGAACATGGCAACAACTCAAGGGAGAGCTAACTTCCTATGGTGAACGTGTAGCTAGTCATGGGTTCACCGCAGGCTTTGATTTCATTCAAGGTATTCCAAGCGAGATCATCACGACATTCCCAAACAGTTGGTTGGAAGAGTACCAGGGCAATAGCTACATTCTCAGCGATCCCGTGGTCATATGGGGGAGCCAATATGAGGGATTCAAAAATTGGGATGAGCTGCTAGAACTCTATCCGGCTAACATGCCTGATGTAATTTCGGCAGCTAGGTCCTCAGGGATGGTGAACGGTTCTGTGCTTTCGATATCGGTAAACAGAAGCCGAGCAATCATTGGCATAACCCACTATGAAAGATCGCTTTCTGAGACCGACCGGCTTGAGCTCTTCGGGTTGCTGGCAAAGATGTGTATTGAGTGCGAAAAGAGGAAGGCTGGCCCCGAGATCTCAGAGCTAGGTCGCAGGTATCTACAGCAAGTCTCTGAAGGGTTGACCGATAAAGAGATTGCAGAGCGCCAGGGGGTCTCCCAACGCGCAGTTAGCGCTTTGCGTGAAAGGGTCATGGCCAAGCTCTCCGCTCCGACCTTAGCGACAGCGTTGCTCTCGGCATATAAGTACCGAATTATAGACTAA
- a CDS encoding helix-turn-helix transcriptional regulator has translation MTEQKKNEVERERMVASCEKRRQKLEISLRGFSKEAGLEPSYYGHWIAGQFMFPSAQKLRKIHAAFERLEQLEEFRASLAEGT, from the coding sequence ATGACAGAGCAAAAGAAAAACGAAGTCGAGCGCGAGCGCATGGTCGCATCTTGCGAAAAGCGCCGTCAGAAGCTGGAAATTTCTTTGCGGGGTTTCTCTAAAGAGGCCGGGCTAGAACCCTCCTACTATGGCCACTGGATTGCGGGGCAATTCATGTTTCCCTCAGCCCAAAAGCTACGAAAAATCCACGCCGCATTTGAGCGCCTAGAACAGCTCGAAGAGTTTCGAGCCAGTTTGGCTGAGGGAACTTAA
- a CDS encoding ParB N-terminal domain-containing protein produces MTPPNWQNVQSLPVAEIEIEERLRIASDTAVASIVSSIQEVGSILQPLLVRRVKTGYRLMDGLHRLTAAKQVGLEEVPVKVSECTNDQAIRIEVDANVAGAPLTPLDMAVFLAAHKELYERDHPEAKRAFKANQVRRGECTDIMSVQSFAANAAEVFGKGDRHIRRLISVGEKLSKAEIALLRKAPNRVQFKDLEHIAKCGAQADRSAICAALGAGEAKTAKEVLDRKKAPGAAVLSPLDQQIAKLKDAYSRAQKSARREFVRLHCDELIELIHEISAEEEDAAEVVSFASKREAAQ; encoded by the coding sequence ATGACCCCTCCAAATTGGCAGAATGTTCAATCCCTGCCGGTCGCAGAAATTGAAATAGAAGAGCGCCTGCGCATCGCCTCCGACACGGCAGTCGCCAGTATCGTTTCATCCATTCAGGAAGTCGGCAGCATCCTGCAACCCTTGTTGGTGCGCCGGGTCAAAACCGGCTATCGCCTGATGGACGGGCTGCACCGCCTGACCGCAGCGAAGCAGGTCGGCCTGGAAGAAGTGCCGGTCAAGGTTAGCGAATGCACCAATGACCAGGCCATCAGGATTGAGGTTGACGCCAACGTGGCCGGCGCACCGCTCACACCTTTGGATATGGCGGTATTTTTGGCCGCTCACAAAGAGCTGTACGAGCGGGATCACCCCGAGGCGAAGAGGGCTTTCAAAGCCAACCAAGTGCGCCGTGGCGAATGTACGGACATTATGTCCGTACAATCATTTGCTGCCAATGCTGCTGAGGTATTTGGCAAAGGCGACCGCCACATTCGCCGCCTGATCAGCGTCGGCGAAAAGCTGTCCAAAGCTGAAATCGCCCTCCTGCGCAAAGCGCCAAACCGGGTGCAGTTCAAAGACCTGGAACACATCGCCAAATGCGGCGCACAAGCCGACCGCAGTGCAATCTGTGCCGCCCTGGGAGCGGGTGAAGCCAAAACCGCAAAGGAAGTTCTGGACCGCAAAAAGGCTCCAGGCGCGGCGGTTCTGTCGCCGCTTGATCAGCAGATTGCGAAGCTCAAAGACGCCTATTCCCGCGCTCAGAAAAGCGCCCGCCGGGAGTTCGTCCGGCTGCATTGTGACGAGCTGATTGAACTGATCCATGAAATCAGCGCCGAGGAAGAGGACGCCGCCGAGGTGGTCTCGTTTGCCAGCAAACGGGAGGCAGCCCAATGA
- a CDS encoding Mu transposase C-terminal domain-containing protein, translating to MSGDIAPSQEWWSAEQIAEACLPGLPGSARGVNAFALRENWRATPGAIMRKPGRGGGLFYHWSVLPFNARLKLIEREAQHKEASPEEHQDRGQAWAGYEALSQKAKDTAADRLDALDKVGLLHTSGAIHVVAVEAVAKEKGVSPRTVYNWIALVESVAPEDRLAYLAPRPPKKRTKAEDRAQFAPFLDWLKSAYLRLERPTFAQSYRSASSEAQRKGWPTPPEKTAKRWVDAEVPRTVQVFKREGANGLMRCFPAQIRDRSCLSALEAVNADCHKIDVFVEWPDGTINRPQIVAFQDLYSNKILSWRVDHDPNKVMVMAAFGELVENWGIPKRCLFDNGREFANKWMTAGAPTRFRFKIREDDPIGVLPHLGIQMHWATPAHGQAKPIERAFRDLASDVAKDPRFAGAYVGNRPDAKPENYGSRAIKAADFVEILAEGIAEHNARPGRRSATANGRSFDQTFEESYATAPIRKATEDQRRLWLMGQAPAKLHKENGGLKLHGNVYHCDWMSQEAGAKVIARFDPEDLHSGVHIYALSGEYMGFAECQQKVGFFDLEGARSKARRRSQITKAQKKLAELHAPFAPERLGADMNAGRKEPPALMEAKVVSPVFPKPQPRVASSRPDPDAAAARDALVLQMKSKPKAKATPTEFQVAGTPDGRFDQVAEIRRKINAGEPVGDRERSWMEGFVDHPEYKGLLAVKRRFGGDTAG from the coding sequence ATGAGCGGCGACATAGCCCCATCCCAAGAGTGGTGGTCTGCCGAGCAGATTGCAGAGGCTTGCCTGCCCGGCCTTCCGGGGTCCGCGCGGGGGGTGAATGCTTTTGCCCTGCGGGAAAACTGGCGCGCCACCCCCGGTGCTATCATGCGCAAGCCTGGGCGCGGTGGCGGGTTGTTCTACCACTGGTCCGTGTTGCCCTTTAACGCCCGTTTAAAGCTGATTGAACGGGAAGCGCAGCACAAAGAGGCCAGCCCCGAAGAACACCAGGACCGAGGCCAAGCCTGGGCCGGATATGAGGCACTGAGCCAGAAGGCGAAAGACACCGCAGCCGACCGGCTGGACGCCCTGGATAAGGTTGGATTGTTACACACCAGCGGCGCCATCCATGTGGTCGCGGTTGAGGCTGTCGCTAAGGAAAAGGGCGTCAGCCCTCGCACGGTCTATAACTGGATCGCCTTGGTTGAGAGCGTCGCGCCTGAGGATCGTTTGGCCTATCTTGCACCGCGCCCGCCTAAGAAACGCACCAAGGCCGAAGACCGGGCGCAGTTTGCCCCGTTCCTGGACTGGCTGAAAAGCGCATACCTCCGCCTGGAACGCCCGACCTTTGCCCAGAGCTACCGCTCGGCAAGTTCTGAGGCCCAGCGTAAAGGATGGCCGACGCCCCCAGAGAAGACCGCGAAACGCTGGGTCGACGCAGAAGTGCCCCGTACCGTGCAGGTCTTCAAGCGGGAGGGGGCCAACGGCCTCATGCGCTGCTTTCCTGCCCAGATCCGCGACCGCTCATGCCTGTCTGCCCTGGAAGCGGTCAACGCTGACTGCCACAAGATCGACGTCTTTGTGGAATGGCCAGACGGCACTATAAACCGCCCCCAGATCGTGGCGTTTCAGGACCTCTACTCTAACAAGATCCTGTCCTGGCGCGTCGATCACGACCCCAACAAGGTCATGGTCATGGCCGCCTTTGGTGAACTGGTCGAAAACTGGGGTATTCCCAAGCGCTGCCTCTTCGACAATGGCCGGGAATTTGCCAACAAGTGGATGACCGCCGGCGCGCCAACCCGGTTCCGGTTCAAGATCCGCGAAGACGACCCAATCGGGGTCTTGCCCCACCTTGGAATTCAGATGCACTGGGCCACCCCGGCCCATGGCCAGGCCAAGCCCATCGAGCGGGCCTTTCGGGATCTCGCCAGTGACGTGGCGAAAGATCCGCGCTTTGCCGGGGCCTATGTCGGCAATCGGCCCGATGCGAAACCTGAAAACTACGGCAGCCGTGCCATCAAGGCGGCTGATTTCGTGGAAATTCTGGCCGAGGGTATTGCAGAGCACAACGCGCGCCCTGGTCGCCGCTCCGCAACCGCCAACGGGCGCTCCTTCGACCAGACCTTTGAAGAGAGCTACGCGACCGCTCCGATCCGCAAAGCAACCGAAGACCAGCGCCGTCTTTGGCTGATGGGCCAGGCCCCTGCAAAGCTGCACAAGGAAAATGGTGGTTTGAAGCTGCATGGCAACGTCTATCACTGCGACTGGATGAGCCAGGAGGCGGGAGCAAAGGTCATTGCCCGCTTCGACCCTGAGGATCTGCACAGCGGCGTCCATATCTATGCTTTGAGCGGCGAATACATGGGCTTTGCGGAATGCCAGCAAAAGGTCGGGTTCTTCGACCTAGAAGGCGCGCGTTCAAAAGCTCGCCGCCGCAGCCAAATTACCAAGGCTCAGAAGAAGCTCGCTGAGCTTCATGCTCCATTTGCACCGGAACGGCTCGGCGCGGACATGAACGCTGGACGCAAAGAACCCCCTGCCCTGATGGAAGCAAAGGTGGTTTCGCCGGTCTTTCCGAAGCCACAACCCCGTGTTGCCTCGTCTCGGCCAGATCCCGACGCGGCTGCGGCACGGGACGCTCTGGTCCTGCAGATGAAATCCAAGCCGAAGGCCAAGGCCACTCCCACCGAGTTTCAGGTGGCCGGCACCCCCGACGGGCGCTTTGACCAGGTTGCCGAGATCCGGCGGAAAATCAACGCGGGCGAACCAGTCGGTGACCGGGAACGGAGCTGGATGGAAGGCTTTGTGGACCACCCCGAATACAAGGGCCTTTTGGCCGTGAAACGACGCTTTGGCGGCGACACCGCCGGATAG